In Candidatus Binatia bacterium, one DNA window encodes the following:
- a CDS encoding acyl carrier protein, which produces MMSTVDERAIEDVVLEILSMELKEPAERIVQARSLKKELGMDSIAAANAIFTLEDRYGIEIELEEGDAVDSFRDIINVVRRALVRAPVA; this is translated from the coding sequence ATGATGTCTACAGTTGACGAACGAGCGATCGAAGATGTGGTGCTTGAGATTCTGTCCATGGAACTGAAAGAGCCGGCAGAACGTATCGTTCAGGCGAGGTCGCTGAAGAAAGAGCTTGGAATGGATTCTATCGCTGCCGCGAATGCTATCTTTACGCTGGAGGATCGATACGGCATCGAAATCGAGCTTGAGGAGGGGGACGCTGTAGATTCCTTTCGCGATATTATTAACGTCGTGAGGCGCGCATTGGTTCGAGCGCCTGTAGCGTAG
- a CDS encoding HAMP domain-containing sensor histidine kinase: MQGLTVRAVLSCVFAGVALLFSAWGAIPRSNAATVAGILVAAAAVNLLYWEIGRRRSFPIGDFAAHQCVDVVVFTLAIYFAGGLHLPYCALAYSPIVHIAALAESRRTALALGALAVCGLTALVVLESNGLVESYAGIWGYRLPLRTQIIALVFSGVYLLMLGWVTGTLGNQLKESNASLEEAGERLREQNRSLERRVEERTARLARATQEIEDLVHIISHDLKNVAVAATETARKLSSAESQNLSERGRRYAANLLEDGRTMSRMLEDLLLVFRHTEGAGTRSEWVDVDAVVRQAVRQMQYQIESKGIEVSIGPLPSVFAETQKIRHIFDNLINNACKYVGDKKPARIEVGGSAHDSVVTFFVKDNGIGLDERQQERIFQLYHRSPTQEVAGVAQEGHGVGLAIVKRIVERYGGSIKVQSVVHEGTTFEVTLPRGDESLA, from the coding sequence GTGCAGGGCCTCACGGTTCGTGCGGTATTGTCTTGCGTATTCGCCGGCGTAGCACTTTTGTTCTCCGCGTGGGGCGCGATTCCTCGGTCAAACGCGGCTACGGTAGCGGGTATCTTGGTGGCCGCTGCGGCGGTAAACCTTCTCTATTGGGAAATTGGTCGTCGGCGCTCTTTCCCGATCGGCGATTTTGCGGCGCATCAATGTGTAGATGTCGTCGTGTTCACGCTTGCGATCTATTTTGCTGGTGGACTTCATCTGCCGTACTGCGCATTGGCATATTCGCCGATCGTGCACATTGCGGCACTGGCTGAGTCGCGGCGAACGGCTCTTGCGTTGGGCGCGTTGGCGGTTTGTGGGTTGACCGCGCTCGTGGTCTTGGAAAGCAATGGCCTCGTGGAGTCGTATGCTGGAATTTGGGGCTACCGGCTACCACTACGAACACAGATAATCGCGCTCGTATTTAGCGGTGTATATCTGTTGATGTTGGGTTGGGTCACCGGCACGCTGGGGAATCAACTTAAGGAATCGAATGCAAGTTTGGAGGAGGCCGGCGAGCGGCTTCGTGAGCAGAATCGTAGCCTCGAGCGCCGCGTCGAGGAACGCACGGCGAGGCTTGCTCGCGCGACACAGGAGATCGAGGATCTCGTTCACATTATTTCGCATGATCTGAAGAACGTGGCGGTGGCGGCAACGGAGACAGCCCGAAAATTGAGTTCGGCGGAGTCTCAGAACCTGTCCGAACGCGGACGGCGCTACGCAGCGAATCTTCTCGAAGACGGCCGCACGATGTCCCGCATGCTAGAGGACCTGCTCCTCGTATTCCGCCACACCGAGGGCGCGGGGACCCGCAGTGAATGGGTGGACGTCGACGCTGTGGTGCGTCAGGCGGTTCGCCAGATGCAGTACCAGATCGAATCGAAGGGGATCGAGGTCAGCATCGGGCCGTTGCCGTCGGTCTTTGCCGAGACGCAGAAGATCCGGCATATCTTCGACAACTTGATCAACAACGCCTGCAAGTACGTGGGCGACAAGAAGCCGGCGCGGATCGAGGTGGGGGGCAGCGCGCACGATTCCGTCGTGACCTTTTTCGTCAAGGACAATGGGATCGGGCTCGACGAGCGGCAGCAGGAGCGCATCTTCCAGCTCTACCATCGGTCGCCGACCCAGGAGGTGGCTGGGGTGGCGCAGGAAGGGCATGGGGTGGGGTTGGCGATCGTGAAGCGAATCGTCGAGCGCTACGGAGGCTCGATCAAGGTGCAAAGCGTGGTGCACGAGGGGACCACCTTCGAGGTCACGCTGCCGCGCGGTGACGAGTCGCTCGCATGA